In Daphnia magna isolate NIES linkage group LG7, ASM2063170v1.1, whole genome shotgun sequence, a single genomic region encodes these proteins:
- the LOC116927469 gene encoding uncharacterized protein LOC116927469, which yields MAVMLSYFKPSVMFFHRRMLIRASLFLNFCVLTYVALQAAQNSGTGGGNGSGGGSGAGGISTVYSDNVNLPSGVQIVYNSNSNSNNNNNAETETAVRDAPASTNVLLSSSPSQFSTLEVETEPSSTTSGDQQQLQAGSTLAETTDAPRPSDLGIDCQDRERHFSYSQRGSYWILNHYVPAEKAYHCNESITYTTHGDITFLDNIVPLTKRWDGPLSVAVYTPGSDYEAAIRSMAYLRQCTGPDIRQRVSFHLVLDERHFPTILRKLHSQQGPPTTRPPLLTVPMAGLSTATPDVHDNKRVVMARSSNGQAVLRVKRSDSRSSSQAKETTAAESNSVEVDTDGLPIVDCDQPAPWSTPPQKTFKQAMNLTYPVNLLRNVARQNAPTHYILASDAELYPSLDMVQLFFDMLRRNESVLHLGRPKVFVLPIFEVYGNQTVPSSKTELVGKLKAGLAVPFHQKVCSYCHSVPKSKEWLVANVTDGLHVFHIAKRHKPYQRWEPIYIGTQDDPLYDERLTWEGKSDKMTQGYALCVLDYDFMILDNAFLVHRPGVKVPRREPLRDAMAKKQSAIIRSAIYRELKVLYGQNSNCVL from the exons ATGGCCGTTATGCTGTCATACTTCAAGCCGAGCGTCATGTTTTTCCACCGGCGAATGCTCATACGAGCATCGCTGTTCCTCAATTTTTGTGTCTTGACTTACGTTGCCTTACAGGCCGCTCAAAATAGTGGCACCGGTGGCGGCAACGGTTCGGGAGGAGGCAGTGGCGCAGGAGGAATAAGCACCGTTTATTCAGACAATGTTAACTTGCCATCAGGCGTCCAAATCGTctacaacagcaacagcaacagcaacaacaacaacaatgcgGAGACGGAAACGGCTGTCAGAGACGCACCTGCCTCTACCAATGTACTCCTGTCTTCCTCGCCGTCGCAGTTCTCCACTTTGGAGGTGGAAACTGAGCCCAGTTCAACTACCAGCGGTGACCAGCAGCAACTTCAGGCCGGTAGCACATTGGCCGAGACGACCGATGCTCCGCGTCCGTCCGATCTAGGCATCGATTGTCAAGATCGCGAGAGACATTTCAGCTACTCGCAACGCGGATCCTATTGGATTTTGAACCACTACGTGCCTGCCGAGAAGGCGTACCACTGCAACGAGTCGATCACCTACACAACTCACGGCGACATCACTTTCCTGGACAATATCGTGCCGCTAACGAAACGCTGGGACGGCCCGCTTTCTGTTGCCGTCTACACACCAGGAAGTGACTACGAGGCTGCCATTCGCAGCATGGCCTACTTGCGCCAGTGTACGGGGCCTGATATCCGACAAAGAGTTTCATTTCATCTCGTCTTGGACGAGCGCCATTTCCCGACCATCTTGCGCAAACTGCACTCACAACAGGGACCGCCAACCACACGGCCGCCGCTGCTCACCGTACCCATGGCTGGTCTCTCCACTGCTACGCCGGACGTGCACGACAACAAGCGAGTCGTCATG gCTCGGTCATCCAATGGGCAAGCTGTTCTGCGTGTCAAGCGCTCAGATTCCCGATCATCAAGCCAAGCGAAAGAAACCACTGCTGCTGAATCAAACAGTGTGGAAGTGGATACGGATGGGCTGCCGATCGTCGACTGTGACCAACCAGCCCCTTGGTCGACTCCCCCGCAGAAAACCTTCAAACAG GCGATGAATTTGACGTACCCAGTGAACCTTCTACGTAACGTTGCTCGTCAGAATGCACCAACCCATTACATTTTGGCGTCGGATGCCGAATTGTATCCCAGCCTTGACATGGTACAGCTCTTCTTTGACATGCTGCGGCGCAACGAGTCTGTCCTCCATCTAGGCCGACCCAAAGTGTTTGTCCTGCCGATATTCGAAGTCTACGGCAATCAGACCGTGCCATCATCAAAGACTGAATTG GTTGGGAAACTAAAGGCCGGATTAGCGGTGCCGTTCCACCAGAAAGTCTGTTCCTATTGCCACTCGGTTCCGAAATCCAAAGAATGGTTGGTGGCCAACGTCACAGATGGTCTGCACGTCTTCCACATTGCCAAGCGACACAAGCCTTACCAGCGATGGGAGCCCATCTACATTGGTACGCAGGACGACCCACTATACGACGAACGACTTACTTGGGAAGGAAAAAGTGACAAAATGACACAg GGATACGCGCTGTGTGTCCTGGACTACGACTTCATGATATTGGACAACGCCTTCCTAGTGCATCGACCCGGTGTCAAAGTGCCTCGTCGAGAGCCATTGCGAGATGCCATGGCCAAGAAACAATCCGCCATCATCCGGTCAGCAATATATCGAGAGCTCAAAGTCCTTTACGGCCAAAACAGCAACTGCGTTCTATAA